Proteins encoded in a region of the Procambarus clarkii isolate CNS0578487 chromosome 28, FALCON_Pclarkii_2.0, whole genome shotgun sequence genome:
- the LOC138369536 gene encoding uncharacterized protein isoform X1, which produces MEDAARDARVMECSANNGSATVTNSDEVHKVQGGHCDQRRYHGKPNSKFSREPHHTWSHGTRLKQSQRLTSEGVNNKCYNCGGDYPHQDNVCPAQGKKCYECGKLGHFGAMCRSALKKPQSMNKSTVRRSGHRCRGGKHNIAPHIQNVNNVQDNISLQPVSDDSECDYTYGVQAITEWNDLPNNPETIVYIAGICLKVLIDTGSNIDTIAECHYEKFKKQFPKLENYNGKATAYASKVALPVIGTFTAEIKSKSAMLTTTFHVVRNAKESLLSYKTSTKLGHFSFLML; this is translated from the coding sequence atggaagatgctgcacgtgatgctcgtgtcatggagtgcagtgccaataacggttctgccactgttactaacagtgatgaggtacataaggttcagggaggacactgtgatcaaagaagatatcatggcaaacctaacagcaaatttagccgagaaccacatcacacctggagtcatggaacaagactcaagcagtcacaacgactcacatcagagggtgtcaacaataaatgttacaattgtggaggagactacccacaccaagataatgtttgtcctgctcaaggtaagaagtgctatgagtgtggaaaactaggtcattttggtgctatgtgtcgttccgcactaaagaaaccacagtcaatgaataaaagcactgtacgaagatcaggtcataggtgtcgaggtggtaaacacaatattgcacctcatatccagaatgttaataatgtacaagacaacatttcattacaaccagtctcagatgacagtgaatgtgattatacttatggagtacaagcaatcacagaatggaatgatcttccaaacaacccagagactatagtatacattgctggtatttgtctcaaagttctcattgacactgggtcaaacattgacaccattgctgagtgccactatgagaaatttaaaaaacagttcccaaagcttgagaactataatggcaaagccactgcctatgcttcaaaggtagccttgccagtgattggaactttcactgcagagattaagtcaaagagtgcaatgctcactactacattccatgttgttaggaatgcaaaggagtctttactcagttacaagacttcaaccaaattgggccacttcagctttctaatgctgtag